A window of the Syntrophothermus lipocalidus DSM 12680 genome harbors these coding sequences:
- a CDS encoding CRISPR-associated Cmr5 family protein, with amino-acid sequence MHNVHLVQSYIPAAEKAVREILVENGKVKKIYKSYMAAFGPTIVQMGLLPCIAFYLGNSQGEGDRRVIVHLIAKVVGSKDGHELYKQLASSYENDMSSFYRTKQQVEAAAVALKLAMRTYPDEESNESREEENNGRVQAS; translated from the coding sequence ATGCATAACGTTCACCTAGTGCAATCGTACATTCCTGCAGCCGAAAAGGCTGTCAGGGAAATACTTGTGGAGAACGGCAAAGTAAAAAAGATATATAAGTCCTATATGGCCGCCTTCGGCCCCACTATCGTGCAGATGGGTTTGCTTCCCTGTATTGCCTTCTATTTGGGCAATAGCCAGGGCGAAGGGGATAGGCGCGTTATCGTTCATTTGATAGCGAAGGTCGTGGGGTCGAAGGACGGACATGAATTGTACAAGCAACTAGCGAGCAGCTACGAAAATGATATGTCAAGTTTCTACCGCACGAAGCAGCAGGTCGAGGCGGCGGCTGTGGCGCTGAAGCTGGCCATGCGTACCTATCCGGACGAAGAAAGCAACGAATCGAGAGAAGAAGAGAACAACGGGAGGGTGCAGGCATCATGA
- the cas8a1 gene encoding type I-B CRISPR-associated protein Cas8b1/Cst1, which produces MPHVHWTGNPFVDAGLAALAAAARVSTLEELGAEHIEQAVKELERVLLSDQALGIGVDKAFSGPKKALRQVFPNSELDNPSNWKGRTPKEKEDNARRKFQDALRSELNKAKQCLELEEAGETCFACGERRPKIAMETRRKDKMPLFEGIVNFYPGFSHGVRVCGLCSLAVRFLPLSTMLAGNQNRLWFLHSQHLGLAATVARRYGWEHFDRLITGNKALDFYGSWETAGEAGTVVYLFCELLNSFPDQLRAIYRSGLPSTAYVFSNDNRGGFVQAIHVPNELLAFLAKLQIESKNAFKDFWEGLLKVRGDLREDERKTRAGFVRSISNRMIAGENIVGMCLTSDPPNLQGGWLGHRLYLQEVRGMAPEKLAILERLGISIAASEDAKKLVTELVTAQYHQLYGLLLGYVRKGWLSHQEFYFLLPPNAHKVAGEIRDVLLAVVYEWQHCQQEGKEFPRSTFDKAEASPDETLRRIQEIGRRLTNNLPNLQRWTKELTSARYAERIRGVYLNAVRHGAVGFEDYVFLAPLQDQRAMWLLRDYLLAFLFDVGRVELPEDEYPEFGADEVREIETF; this is translated from the coding sequence ATGCCACATGTACACTGGACAGGAAACCCTTTTGTAGATGCCGGGTTAGCGGCGTTGGCAGCAGCGGCGAGGGTCAGCACGCTGGAAGAGTTGGGGGCCGAGCATATCGAGCAAGCCGTAAAGGAGTTGGAGCGAGTCTTGCTCAGCGACCAGGCACTGGGGATTGGTGTGGATAAGGCGTTTTCCGGTCCTAAGAAAGCGCTGCGGCAGGTGTTTCCGAACAGCGAGCTCGACAACCCCTCGAACTGGAAGGGTCGAACACCGAAGGAAAAGGAAGATAACGCGCGACGCAAATTCCAGGATGCTTTACGATCAGAGCTGAACAAAGCGAAGCAGTGCCTGGAGCTTGAGGAGGCAGGTGAGACTTGCTTTGCTTGCGGTGAGCGGCGCCCGAAGATCGCCATGGAAACGCGGCGCAAAGACAAGATGCCGTTGTTCGAGGGAATAGTCAACTTTTACCCGGGCTTCTCACATGGGGTTCGCGTATGCGGTTTGTGCTCTCTGGCTGTGCGGTTTCTGCCGTTGTCAACTATGCTGGCAGGCAACCAAAACCGGCTCTGGTTTTTACACTCTCAGCACCTAGGCTTAGCGGCTACCGTTGCCCGCAGGTATGGGTGGGAGCATTTTGACCGACTCATAACAGGCAATAAAGCCCTGGATTTCTATGGTTCGTGGGAGACGGCTGGCGAAGCAGGAACAGTGGTTTATCTTTTCTGCGAACTGCTGAACAGTTTCCCGGATCAGTTACGCGCGATATACCGAAGCGGATTACCCTCGACCGCCTATGTTTTTTCCAACGACAACCGCGGGGGCTTTGTCCAGGCTATTCATGTTCCTAACGAACTCCTCGCCTTTCTTGCTAAGCTCCAGATTGAGTCAAAGAATGCTTTTAAGGACTTCTGGGAGGGGCTGCTGAAGGTACGCGGAGATTTGAGGGAGGATGAAAGGAAAACCCGTGCAGGGTTCGTACGGAGCATTTCTAACCGCATGATTGCGGGCGAGAATATTGTCGGGATGTGCTTGACCAGCGATCCGCCTAATTTGCAGGGAGGCTGGTTGGGACACCGGCTGTATCTACAAGAGGTGAGAGGAATGGCACCCGAAAAACTGGCAATCCTAGAACGGCTGGGTATCAGTATTGCTGCTAGTGAGGACGCGAAGAAACTTGTAACGGAACTGGTGACGGCGCAGTATCATCAACTGTACGGCTTACTACTGGGTTACGTTAGAAAAGGCTGGTTGAGTCACCAGGAATTCTATTTCTTGCTTCCGCCGAATGCCCATAAGGTTGCGGGCGAGATTCGCGACGTCCTCCTGGCAGTGGTCTACGAGTGGCAGCACTGCCAGCAGGAAGGAAAGGAGTTCCCCAGAAGTACTTTCGATAAGGCGGAAGCTAGTCCTGACGAAACGTTGCGCCGCATCCAAGAAATCGGGCGCCGCTTGACGAATAACCTGCCGAACCTGCAGCGTTGGACCAAAGAGCTTACGAGTGCACGTTATGCCGAGCGGATTCGAGGTGTATACCTCAACGCTGTTCGGCATGGCGCTGTCGGTTTCGAAGACTATGTATTTTTGGCTCCGCTTCAGGACCAACGGGCTATGTGGCTTTTGCGGGATTATCTTTTGGCGTTTCTTTTTGATGTAGGTCGGGTGGAACTGCCCGAAGATGAATATCCGGAATTCGGTGCCGATGAGGTAAGGGAAATCGAAACTTTTTAA
- a CDS encoding type III-B CRISPR module-associated Cmr3 family protein, translating into MPEYIFRFYPLQPWFFGGERGFRYGPDAVDYPGNLNYFVKSNLIPQQTTLLGVVKYILLKSQGVEVKTDWRYSDEEWEKISSIAGSGMINAEEEGESRFFGAVEEISPLLLNMDDVYWLPVPLDHLGENDTKYTPMSYVCLDSKIARGNFGSIGFLKEYNAKKGLFHGWMNVSTGELLSDDKIFVQCTRVGIEIPEQLKKVTGQQEEKKFYKQTYISFRKQNSWGTQGGCREVGSDHNFRRDEGGFPDRFAVFVKLRDGIEINCKGGSANFEVMLGGRGGLFAVEVTEDKECCYPEIEREYYARVLDASDQSRIVLISDTLVSNEVLNQIAEYAVYETVDFRPFSIDISQAQSRVKAGKAVKSLWDRSTVAYRLLKRGTVIYPKEGVSGKELDNCVMQRLGYNRKIVIGGERGYA; encoded by the coding sequence ATGCCTGAGTATATATTTAGGTTTTATCCACTGCAACCTTGGTTTTTTGGGGGAGAGCGGGGATTCAGATATGGGCCAGATGCTGTCGACTACCCAGGGAACTTGAATTACTTTGTGAAGTCAAATCTCATTCCGCAACAAACGACCCTGCTCGGCGTGGTGAAGTATATTCTATTAAAAAGCCAAGGCGTAGAAGTCAAGACCGATTGGAGGTATTCGGACGAGGAGTGGGAAAAAATAAGCTCCATAGCCGGGAGCGGAATGATTAATGCGGAAGAGGAAGGTGAAAGCAGGTTTTTCGGAGCAGTTGAAGAAATCTCGCCTCTTTTGTTAAACATGGATGATGTTTACTGGTTGCCGGTTCCTCTCGACCATCTGGGAGAGAACGACACGAAGTACACGCCGATGTCTTATGTGTGCTTGGACAGCAAAATAGCTAGGGGCAATTTCGGGAGCATAGGGTTCTTGAAAGAGTATAACGCGAAGAAAGGGTTATTCCACGGGTGGATGAACGTCTCAACCGGAGAGTTGTTGAGTGACGACAAGATATTTGTTCAGTGTACAAGAGTTGGGATTGAGATTCCTGAACAGCTTAAAAAAGTAACAGGACAGCAAGAGGAAAAAAAGTTTTACAAGCAGACCTACATATCCTTCCGCAAGCAGAACTCATGGGGGACTCAAGGCGGTTGCCGAGAGGTTGGATCTGACCACAATTTCCGCCGGGACGAAGGTGGATTCCCCGACAGGTTCGCAGTCTTTGTCAAGTTGAGGGACGGAATCGAGATCAACTGCAAAGGAGGTTCTGCCAATTTTGAGGTGATGTTAGGAGGGAGAGGAGGCCTTTTCGCGGTCGAGGTAACGGAGGACAAGGAATGTTGTTACCCCGAGATCGAGCGTGAATATTACGCGCGAGTCCTCGATGCCTCTGACCAATCCAGAATAGTGTTGATCTCCGACACTCTAGTGTCAAACGAAGTCTTGAACCAGATAGCTGAGTACGCAGTGTATGAGACTGTTGACTTCAGGCCTTTTTCGATCGATATTTCTCAGGCTCAGTCCAGAGTAAAAGCCGGTAAGGCGGTTAAAAGTCTGTGGGACCGCAGTACTGTTGCTTATCGGCTTCTCAAGCGAGGAACGGTGATTTATCCTAAAGAAGGAGTTAGTGGGAAAGAGCTTGATAATTGCGTTATGCAGAGATTGGGCTACAACAGGAAAATCGTGATAGGTGGGGAGAGAGGTTATGCTTAA
- the cmr6 gene encoding type III-B CRISPR module RAMP protein Cmr6, whose translation MNWGEGREKGRGKYDSSAGPEPRNSKYKVWAKTGNYGYYYYRGLYEGLESQLLMDKSRYVQDQIGRRVRFFLEHNNADDLPPEGQLASFRSNQRRMCSFVLQTAYPGLLIGAGYSHGISSKKDSEPGFESDSKAELESDFKLGFYFDYTTGLPVIPGSSVKGVLRSAFGAGHNKSEKYRRQKHEYIAEQLKKVGVEVATDDIEQLETAIFEGIVSGTQLPLAARDVFFDAWPIGGGRVSAGRLFYDDYVTPHIRDGRNPDGGYFIEENSALKNPTPIRFLKVAPGVNYEFRFMLTETALGDIKVGAEIKLGLFKNILKDMGIGAKTRIGYGYFQEV comes from the coding sequence ATGAACTGGGGTGAGGGAAGGGAGAAGGGAAGAGGGAAATATGATTCCAGCGCGGGACCTGAACCCAGGAACTCCAAGTACAAGGTATGGGCTAAGACGGGGAACTACGGATATTATTATTACCGCGGTCTTTACGAAGGGTTGGAATCGCAACTCCTCATGGATAAGAGCCGCTATGTCCAGGACCAGATAGGACGACGGGTACGGTTTTTTCTGGAGCATAATAACGCGGATGACCTGCCGCCGGAAGGACAATTGGCCTCATTCAGAAGCAACCAGAGAAGAATGTGCAGTTTTGTTTTGCAAACTGCCTACCCGGGCTTGTTGATAGGGGCCGGGTACAGTCACGGTATAAGCAGCAAGAAAGATTCTGAGCCGGGGTTTGAAAGCGATTCTAAGGCGGAGCTTGAAAGCGATTTTAAGCTGGGGTTTTACTTTGATTACACAACGGGCCTTCCGGTGATCCCGGGTTCATCGGTCAAAGGGGTGCTCCGGAGTGCTTTTGGCGCTGGGCACAATAAAAGCGAGAAGTACAGGAGACAAAAGCACGAATATATTGCCGAGCAACTTAAGAAGGTAGGAGTTGAGGTGGCAACGGACGACATTGAGCAGCTGGAAACGGCAATATTCGAAGGGATTGTAAGCGGAACCCAGCTTCCCTTAGCCGCGCGGGATGTGTTTTTCGATGCATGGCCAATCGGAGGAGGGCGTGTTTCCGCTGGGAGACTGTTCTACGACGACTATGTGACTCCCCACATCAGAGACGGCAGAAACCCCGATGGAGGGTATTTCATAGAGGAGAATTCGGCCCTCAAAAACCCCACGCCCATCCGCTTTTTGAAAGTTGCTCCCGGCGTCAATTATGAATTCCGTTTCATGTTGACTGAGACAGCGCTTGGGGATATCAAGGTCGGCGCTGAGATTAAACTCGGTCTGTTCAAGAATATCCTAAAAGATATGGGGATAGGCGCCAAGACCCGTATCGGGTATGGGTATTTCCAGGAGGTCTGA
- a CDS encoding alpha/beta hydrolase has product MSWDKVFIPNREGKRLAALVFEPEDRARCLVVAAHGFRGSKENGGRIYSLGQKLAERGGSLVAFDFAGSGESEGDFTQVTLSGQANDLKDVVDWACSRVDKPLVLLGRSFGGSTTLVEASKDERVRGVVLWSTPVFLVETFSAMMPEQFEAMKKGLEVSITDDWGEFRLGPGFAADLYNHNMVEYISGLRDRPVLIVHGLKDEVVSPQNARFLGEALRENAEVHLVEGSDHRFTTSHEIRENLTLAWLERHFLKEA; this is encoded by the coding sequence ATGAGTTGGGATAAGGTTTTCATCCCCAACCGGGAAGGGAAAAGGTTAGCGGCTCTGGTTTTTGAGCCTGAGGATAGGGCTAGGTGCCTGGTGGTGGCCGCTCACGGCTTTCGCGGGAGTAAAGAGAACGGAGGCCGGATCTACAGCCTGGGCCAGAAATTGGCTGAACGCGGAGGTAGTCTCGTGGCCTTCGATTTTGCCGGTAGCGGTGAAAGCGAGGGGGACTTTACCCAGGTCACCTTGTCAGGGCAGGCAAACGACCTGAAGGACGTGGTTGACTGGGCGTGCTCCCGGGTTGATAAGCCGCTGGTGCTCCTGGGACGGAGTTTTGGCGGTAGCACTACTTTGGTCGAGGCCAGTAAAGACGAGCGTGTGAGGGGTGTCGTGTTGTGGTCAACCCCGGTTTTTCTGGTAGAGACTTTTTCGGCGATGATGCCGGAGCAGTTCGAAGCCATGAAGAAAGGGCTGGAAGTGAGTATAACCGACGATTGGGGAGAGTTTAGGCTCGGGCCCGGTTTTGCGGCTGATTTATATAACCATAATATGGTAGAATATATTAGCGGGCTGAGAGACCGCCCGGTGCTCATCGTGCATGGGTTGAAAGACGAGGTGGTGAGCCCGCAAAACGCCCGGTTTTTGGGCGAGGCCTTGAGAGAGAATGCGGAAGTTCACCTGGTCGAAGGAAGCGACCACAGGTTTACCACCAGCCACGAAATCAGAGAAAACCTAACCCTGGCATGGCTGGAGCGGCATTTCCTGAAAGAGGCTTAG
- the cmr4 gene encoding type III-B CRISPR module RAMP protein Cmr4 — MLKKFFIIECLTNMHVGTGSTSGGTIDLEVQRDETTGFPVIYASSLKGALREHFEQHVYAGSQNKVDEMFGDPNTKGKLRILQALMLGRPVRCQEQPWILVTMKEVLQEFVDLYERLEGATDPVGNTCLKGLRDFLANKDKSQNNGRSQKINIEGELASQPVLKGRSWIKCLFGTEDIVILEKEQCRIFRELPVAARNHLENGISKNLWYEEFVPHKSRFFFAVLAEESDEAILEDFAKKVQQMPVQIGANATVGYGYTNIMELKTGADGAENCTGGEGVDA; from the coding sequence ATGCTTAAAAAGTTTTTCATTATTGAGTGCCTGACAAACATGCATGTGGGGACCGGGAGCACGTCTGGCGGTACTATCGACCTGGAAGTGCAGAGGGACGAAACGACCGGATTCCCGGTCATCTACGCTTCCAGCCTTAAAGGAGCGCTGAGGGAACACTTTGAGCAGCATGTCTATGCCGGCTCCCAAAATAAGGTCGACGAGATGTTTGGGGATCCAAATACCAAAGGTAAGCTTAGAATCCTTCAGGCTCTGATGCTGGGGCGACCAGTACGTTGCCAGGAACAACCGTGGATCTTGGTTACTATGAAGGAGGTATTGCAGGAGTTTGTCGACCTTTACGAAAGGCTCGAGGGGGCGACCGACCCCGTGGGCAACACCTGTCTAAAGGGCCTGCGGGATTTTCTAGCCAACAAGGACAAGTCCCAAAATAACGGGCGGTCCCAAAAGATTAACATCGAAGGCGAACTCGCCAGTCAGCCGGTACTGAAGGGGCGGTCATGGATAAAATGCTTATTTGGTACCGAGGATATAGTGATACTGGAAAAAGAACAATGCAGAATCTTTAGAGAACTGCCGGTAGCTGCCCGCAACCACTTGGAGAACGGTATAAGCAAGAATTTGTGGTACGAAGAGTTCGTTCCCCATAAGTCGAGGTTTTTCTTTGCCGTTCTCGCCGAAGAAAGCGACGAGGCGATTCTCGAGGATTTTGCCAAGAAAGTTCAGCAGATGCCGGTACAGATAGGTGCAAATGCGACCGTCGGTTACGGTTATACCAATATAATGGAGCTAAAAACGGGGGCAGACGGCGCAGAAAACTGTACTGGGGGGGAAGGTGTAGATGCATAA
- a CDS encoding CBS domain-containing protein — protein MGTLKSIMVRDPVTVSPDASVARAVQLMQRFKVGGLPVVQEGMLVGILTSRDVRNSHPNRLVADAMTREVITISPDCSIWEAKEKIDRYCIERLVVEAEGRLLGIITKSCLLIHFGKAVDSLTGLFTADYAYYAAEKLLKTNSSAVVIFIDLDNFGEIDKQLGHAEGNSILVKVAQALNSGTAEEVDYLCRYGGDEFVVVTSRNVKEAQELCFSLLDAISNVTWPGLQNRGLALAASAGIVPGRRSASDKDKQNWLNVVDLVNLASLGSTQAKQKGHRVLTMEEVEVVE, from the coding sequence ATGGGTACGCTTAAGAGTATAATGGTACGCGATCCGGTTACAGTGTCGCCGGATGCTAGTGTCGCTCGAGCGGTTCAGTTGATGCAGAGGTTCAAAGTGGGCGGGCTCCCTGTGGTCCAGGAAGGGATGCTGGTAGGTATTCTGACTTCCCGCGATGTTCGCAATTCCCATCCTAACCGGCTTGTGGCAGACGCTATGACCAGAGAAGTCATAACCATCAGCCCTGATTGCTCTATTTGGGAGGCAAAAGAGAAAATTGACCGCTACTGCATCGAGAGGCTGGTAGTGGAGGCTGAAGGCAGGCTATTAGGGATCATTACGAAATCTTGCCTGCTTATCCACTTCGGTAAAGCCGTCGACTCTCTTACTGGCCTTTTTACAGCCGATTACGCCTACTATGCAGCAGAGAAACTGCTCAAAACCAATTCTTCAGCAGTCGTCATTTTTATCGACCTCGATAATTTTGGAGAAATCGATAAGCAACTGGGCCACGCCGAAGGGAACAGCATCCTAGTAAAGGTCGCGCAGGCTCTCAATAGCGGCACTGCCGAAGAAGTAGATTACTTGTGCCGCTATGGGGGCGACGAGTTTGTGGTGGTGACCTCGAGGAACGTAAAAGAGGCACAAGAGTTGTGTTTTTCTCTTCTCGACGCCATTAGCAACGTAACCTGGCCGGGACTGCAAAACCGGGGACTGGCTTTGGCGGCTTCTGCCGGTATAGTACCCGGCCGCCGATCTGCAAGTGACAAGGACAAGCAGAATTGGCTCAATGTGGTTGATCTCGTCAATCTAGCCAGCCTCGGATCCACCCAAGCTAAACAGAAAGGGCATCGGGTTCTCACCATGGAAGAAGTGGAAGTCGTGGAGTAG
- a CDS encoding DUF2197 domain-containing protein, giving the protein MPLVTRCALCGKKYEIAEDNPAYQKLVAKPSSTYICDMCKNRVRFESEDQQKPKKPM; this is encoded by the coding sequence ATGCCACTGGTTACTCGTTGTGCCCTGTGCGGGAAGAAATATGAGATTGCAGAGGATAATCCGGCCTACCAGAAGCTAGTTGCTAAGCCTTCCAGCACTTACATCTGTGACATGTGCAAAAACCGGGTGAGGTTCGAGTCGGAAGACCAGCAAAAACCGAAGAAGCCGATGTGA
- a CDS encoding Cas10/Cmr2 second palm domain-containing protein: protein MTWFFGITIGPIYGTMSLARDTGGLWAASYLFSYISHCLVQRLREFPRVSVFSPNPEANRINKRVGAFSDRIYFAYDGDPEADGFFEMLERVKNEAVEEIVDDIWNSLRSKTHSDQLLKEEVRGFLRQYLQVYYVAIDDSCLYGEPVLKVLNKLLDAAELRPPYVFKNESPHLMARFLNNETVKKSRMFAGAFGVGKFVFPSLTDIAKTETTRRKEKDGKSILEVVVQKLYAGQSPNSDFCTITNTNTKDPKPRMPKFANYYALVQADGDGIGGHITSLADIGEISNTSRTLLEYADSAVGIMTQYGAFPVYAGGDDLMFFAPLMGWCDGGHPVLILNMLRTLDEEFKKRLGDRFSLSFGLAVAYHKYPLYEALEIAKAQLDKAKRYKTKNALGISLTVHSGQSAQLLLTMNNTLLLDLIETLCNPLTEENVDFLRSVERKLRQRRAVLLQILASNSREERSSRLSWWFSQEFEGHGATLKLVQDILGKNLDEFSSPHEALETTEAVLSFARFMGEWEEATQDA, encoded by the coding sequence ATGACTTGGTTTTTTGGAATCACCATTGGGCCGATTTACGGGACCATGTCTCTTGCCCGGGATACCGGTGGTCTGTGGGCAGCGAGCTACTTGTTTTCCTATATATCCCACTGCCTGGTGCAAAGGTTGCGGGAGTTCCCTCGCGTCAGCGTATTTTCTCCTAATCCTGAAGCAAACAGGATTAATAAGCGGGTGGGGGCTTTCTCCGACCGAATATATTTCGCATACGATGGAGATCCGGAAGCCGACGGATTCTTCGAGATGTTGGAGAGGGTTAAGAACGAGGCGGTAGAAGAAATTGTTGACGATATTTGGAACAGTCTGCGCTCGAAAACTCACAGCGACCAGTTGCTCAAGGAAGAGGTGCGGGGTTTTTTGCGTCAGTATTTGCAGGTGTACTACGTAGCCATAGACGACAGTTGTTTGTACGGTGAGCCTGTTTTAAAAGTGTTGAACAAGCTGTTGGATGCTGCGGAGCTCCGGCCTCCTTACGTTTTCAAGAATGAGTCTCCGCACCTTATGGCCCGGTTTTTGAATAACGAAACCGTGAAAAAATCCCGTATGTTTGCAGGAGCTTTTGGGGTTGGCAAATTTGTTTTTCCCTCCCTTACTGACATCGCTAAGACAGAAACAACAAGAAGAAAAGAAAAAGATGGCAAAAGCATTCTCGAGGTTGTCGTACAGAAGCTGTACGCCGGCCAGAGTCCTAATTCGGATTTTTGTACAATCACAAATACAAATACAAAAGATCCCAAACCCCGTATGCCCAAATTTGCGAATTACTATGCGTTGGTGCAGGCAGACGGCGACGGTATAGGTGGGCATATTACGAGTCTGGCAGACATAGGTGAAATCAGCAACACGTCACGAACGCTTCTGGAGTACGCCGATTCAGCGGTAGGAATTATGACACAGTACGGAGCCTTTCCCGTTTATGCCGGAGGAGACGATTTGATGTTTTTTGCTCCCCTTATGGGGTGGTGCGATGGTGGCCACCCTGTACTCATCTTAAATATGCTGCGAACACTTGACGAAGAATTCAAGAAGAGGCTTGGAGACAGATTTTCCCTATCTTTTGGGTTGGCGGTTGCCTATCATAAATATCCGCTTTACGAGGCCTTAGAAATAGCTAAAGCTCAGCTCGATAAAGCAAAGCGTTACAAGACAAAGAATGCTCTAGGAATAAGCCTGACGGTTCATAGCGGTCAGTCCGCACAGCTGTTGCTTACAATGAATAACACGTTACTCTTAGACCTAATAGAGACTCTGTGCAATCCGCTGACCGAAGAAAATGTCGATTTTCTGCGATCGGTAGAGAGAAAACTAAGACAGCGGAGAGCTGTGCTTTTGCAGATTCTCGCTAGCAACAGCAGAGAAGAACGAAGCTCCCGCTTATCCTGGTGGTTTAGCCAGGAGTTCGAAGGACATGGAGCTACTTTGAAACTGGTTCAAGATATCTTGGGAAAAAACCTCGATGAGTTTTCTTCTCCGCATGAAGCTCTGGAAACAACAGAGGCGGTGCTTAGCTTCGCAAGGTTTATGGGGGAATGGGAGGAGGCGACTCAGGATGCCTGA
- a CDS encoding TVP38/TMEM64 family protein — MIESFSMAEVTKYINNFHALAPGVAFGLFFIQAVFPVFPYVILAGAAGMLFGFWEGFLLAWLGALSGACAAFVMARRLGYDWFSQRMSQRYRVDLESINPHYGFWSIVLARIIPVVPTPLINVAAGVGGVSFRVFTLASAIGKLPTAFIYTGLGYHFYRTHDLVTTIAGLVLVLAAGYLVVAYLRRNSS, encoded by the coding sequence GTGATTGAAAGTTTCAGCATGGCTGAGGTTACAAAATACATTAACAATTTCCATGCCCTGGCTCCGGGAGTGGCTTTTGGGCTTTTTTTTATTCAGGCGGTTTTCCCCGTATTCCCTTACGTTATTTTGGCTGGGGCCGCGGGGATGCTTTTTGGTTTTTGGGAAGGCTTTCTTTTAGCCTGGCTGGGAGCCTTGAGCGGTGCCTGTGCCGCTTTCGTGATGGCTCGCCGTTTGGGTTATGATTGGTTCAGTCAGAGGATGTCGCAGCGTTACCGGGTGGACCTGGAAAGTATAAACCCCCACTACGGTTTCTGGAGCATCGTCCTGGCCCGGATCATTCCGGTCGTTCCTACTCCACTCATCAACGTGGCTGCCGGGGTAGGAGGCGTGTCCTTCCGCGTCTTCACACTAGCCTCCGCCATAGGCAAACTACCTACGGCTTTTATCTATACGGGATTAGGTTATCATTTCTACCGAACACATGACCTCGTGACCACGATAGCAGGGCTCGTTCTGGTACTGGCAGCAGGCTATCTCGTTGTCGCTTATCTGAGGCGGAACAGCAGTTGA